The nucleotide window GCCGGACAAGCGGCGCCACGACGTGCATTGCAGGTCCTGCAGGATATCGGATTAGGCTACCTGCGCCTGGGTCAACCGGCCACGGAGCTGTCCGGCGGCGAGGCCCAGCGCATCAAGCTGGCGACGGAACTGCAGCGTAAAGCCCGAGGGGCGACGTTGTATGTATTGGATGAACCAACCAATGGCTTGCACCCCCAAGATGTCGATCGCCTGCTCGTGCAGTTGAATCGCCTAGCGGATGACGGCCACACGGTGGTCGTGGTGGAGCACGATATGCGGGTGGTGGCGCAAAGCGACTGGGTCATCGATATCGGTCCGGGAGCAGGTTCCCAGGGAGGAAAAGTAGTGGCTTGCGGAACGCCGGGCCAGGTGGCCGACTGTGCGCAAAGTCGAACGGCAGGGTTCCTGAAAAGTGCGCTGCAGCGTGAACATTAAGCTTTTTTAATGCCACTGGCTGTGTCGGAAAAGCTGTCTATACTGCGTTCCAGTTAATCGTTTCAGTACGTGTAGTTTAACTAGCGGTCTCGCTGCCCACGGTGTGAGACCGTACTTGCCAGGAGGCACAATGGCATCATTCAAGCCCATTTCAAGCCATCTGTTCAATTTGATCCAGGAAGTGGAGAACAACATCTCGGGTGTGAGCGAAGAGGAGTACACCGAGATACTGGGGTGGATATTCTCCAAACTGGGGATTGACAAGTTCGCTTACGTCCATCTTGAACCTACGCCGCTCAACAGCTCCAAGATTTCCATCTACAGCAACTATCCATCCGAATGGGTGGATACCTACCGCAAGAACTCACTCTACAAATCAGATCCGGTCATGGCCAACACGGCCATCACGGCAACACCTTTTTTCTGGAATGAAATACCGGCGGAACTAGACAACAATCCCGAGATATTCGACCAGTCAGCCTCCTACGGCATCAAACAGGGTTACACCGTTCCCATCCATGAACCCGGTCGGGCATTCGGTTCACTTCACCTGTCTTCAGAAGAGAATGATCCCGACTTCCCCCTCATCGTCCGCTCGAATCTGTTCATCATCAAAACCCTCAGCGTCATCGCCAATCAATATCGGCCCGTGACAACCAGCATTGAAAGCAACTTGAAACTATCGCCCAGGGAAATTGAATTCCTGCGCTGGCTCGCGTTGGGAAAAAACTACAAGGAGATCGGCCTGATCATGAATATCACCGAGCGAACGGTGAAGTTTCACGCCAAGCAGATGACCGAAAAAATGGATTGCACCAATGTCAAGCAAGCTATGATCAAAGCGGTGCAACTGAACTTCGTTTGACCCCTTTCCTCTATACCTCTCCCCTCTGGCGACGATCTTATCGAGATCCGACGCCATACCTGGCATTACCGCAGTTACGCCCCTCAGGCGAACACTACTTGTGATGCAATGTTGAAAAGCATGCCGCACGCGAACAAACCAATCACCAGCGAAATGGCCCGACTCAAAAACCGGCCGGAAACGATGGTGTGGAGTTTACGTCCGCAGAATGCCCCAATCGCGATCCAGACCAGCCCGACCGGAAATATGATAGCCGTGAACAACATCATGAATGGCAAGTAGTCGCTCAGTGACAAAAACGTTCCGGTCGGCGCAACAAAGGAAACGAAGAACAGCCCTTTCGGATTGGTCAGCGTCGCCACGAACAGGTCAGGCACATTGATGCCTACCGAGTCGCCAGGCAGATGGTCTTTTACCGAGAACCAAAGTTTCAGGGAAATATAAAACAAAAAACACACAGCAAAGAACTTTGTCGCAATAACCACCCAGGAATGCTCAGTCATCAGGAGATCGATGGAAACTCCCCACATCGTCATCTGGATGACATAAGCCAGCCACTCCGCCACGACAAACCTCATGGAGCGAGCGTTCAGCCCTCTCTTTATTCCGGTTTGCAGCAGCAATGAATTAGTCGGTCCCGGAACCAACAGGACAGTCATCAGTGAAAACGCGATATAAGACATAAGATCATCCATGCCAGGAGCCACGATGGCTCATCTTTTCAGGTTCGGACCGGCCCTCTTCATACAACATCAACTTTTTAGTTGTATGACGTCAGACCAATTTTTCACACTTAGAGCAGTTACACTAATGCTACGACGGCATCGTATTGTGCCTTCTACCCATAGTTCATACAGTCGTTTAGACTTTCAGCAGGGCCGCAAGCCTGCAATTTAAGAACACTCCCGAATCTTTATGACAAACTGGTTACTTACCTCGGTTTCGGTGTCAATTTTTCGACCCGCCCATTATCAGTGCTTTATGGGAGCTCCAGCCAACCGTCAAAAAAACAGGCATTCACCCGTTAGCTGAATACGCCCTCAGGTTATCTCTTTGCGACATCCAGCGCTTACTTCAATCCGGTACTTTTTTGGACACTAGACGGTACTAAACCAGCTCTCTCCCTCCTCTTCCAAAACACTATTCATCGCATTTATCCCTCAACTAATTAGACTATCCACTCTACAAAATTCAGCACTGTACTTTAGTACAGTTGAAATGATTTAGTGCAAAGTCAACAGTAGCCTCACCCACAACCAAGAAACGTCACTCATGAACTACTCCTCTTGTATTCATCATTTTTCCGGCGTATCTACCCGCATTGCAGGCTACTCGAAAATACCAACCCAAACGCTGCAACAAATTCTTGCTATTCGTAAAACCGCCTTCATCGATAGAAAAAAGTGGGACATTGAAAGTTATCAAGGCAGTGATTACGAATGGGATGAATATGACGATCCTGACGCAGTCTATATTTATACTCACACCCATGAACAGGTCTCCGGCTGTGTGCGATTACGCCCTTCCAACAAACCGACTCTCATGAGTGGCGCTCTAAGTTTCATTCTTCCCACCGACAACATCAGGCCTCGTTCACCTTACTGTTGGGAAGCCACCCGATTCGCACTTTCGGCCGATAGAACTTCCGCGGTGCAAGTCACCCAGACCAACATGGACGTTCGCACGGTGGCACTTTTTCTGTCAATGATAAAGTTTGCACAACTGCAAAATATAGATACCTATGAAATTGTCGTCGACACCATGATGGAAAAAATTCTGAAACGTTCCGGGTGGATAGTTGACAGGCACAACACGGCGCGGGGCTCAAAGGGCGAGACCATCATCTACGGCACACTGCCCTGCACGTCTGACGCTTATAAAGAAGTGCTCAGAAAGAATGCCATCCAGACCATCACCGCCTACGAACAATTTCTTATGGACAACCGCTCAACAGACACATCCCATAAACCCTTTGACATCGACCAAGCGCACACTGACCGAAACACTCCAACAAAAAAACAAATGCACACCGAGTTGCATCTATAACACCAAGACTCTGGCATGAAATTGGAGAAAGGATGAACCTACAACGACTATTCCCGCATGTTGGCAAAGTGATTGCCAGTACTGGAAGCCGCAACTTTCCTCGCTTGTTGCACGACTTGATACTTACCGAAATACCTGTCGACGCAACGCATATTACCGAGCAAAGAATAGGATCGAGCCATATTTCTGAACCCAGCACTTCCAGCATAGGTGGCGTCGGCATGGACAGCGCCTGCATCGACGCGATCATGGATGCGCATACCGCCAAGCCTTTTTTCCTCGCCGATGATATTTTTTTCGAGGATTCGACCCCACAAAAAGTCCCCAATTTTTCCCGCTGCCTGCTCAATCGTGAACAATCGGACAGCCTCCTCTACCACAACACCACCTCTCAACTGCACCTGACCACCCGTAAAAATGGTATTCGCTATGTTCTTTCCGTCTACCGCTCACCTTTTTCCAGCGGATTCACGGCACAGGAACATGCCCTGCTGAAAGATTTTTCCTGCCTTCTGTTACCCATGGTCGAAGAACATGTTGCCGCCCTGGTGCCAGCGGAGGTCCACCGACAGGATGCTTGCCTGCCGTTGGATGGTCCGGAAAATGGCGGGATGGAAGCATTACGCCAGAGATTCGCCGACCGGCTGGCTTTGTCCGGGTTGAGCTTGTCCTCCCGTGAAACCGAAGTGTGTGTCGGTTTGCTGGCCGGACGCACCGCCCCGGAACTGGCCGAACAACTCAACCTGAAAGTCAACACCGTCGAAAGTTATCTGAAACGTGCCGCTATCAAGATGGGCATAGGTGGACGCCGCTCGCTCATCCGCTGGATGCACTCGATGGATGCCACGCCCTCGGGCATCGAGTGGAATGGTACCCCGGCAATTCGCCAAGCCGTATAAAACGTCCCCCCCAACCTTTGCTCGATCACTGCAATCGAGCGGGCGTTGGGGGATGATTCATGCCCGCGTATTGTTCCCCTCCATTCTTTCCCCGGTCGATCTGCGCACGTGCAGCTTCAGCCACTCCAACACATCGTCGACATAAGTAAAAATCACCGGCACCACCAACAGACTCAACAGCGTCGAAGTCAGCAAGCCGCCCATGACCACCACGGCCATCGGCTGCCGGAAGCTGGGGTCTTCACCCATTCCCAGCGCGGTGGGCAACATGCCTGCGCCCATGGCGATGGTGGTCATCAGAATGGGACGGGCACGCTTGTGGCAGGCATCCACCAACGCGTCATATCGGCCCAGACCATAATCGCGGCGAGCCATGATCGCGTATTCCACCAACAGAATGGAGTTCTTGGTCACGATGCCCATCAACATCAGCAAACCGATGACCGATGGCAGGGAGAAGCTGAAGTTGCACACCAACAGGGCCACCAGGGCACCGCCCAGAGAGAGCGGCAGCGCCGAAAGAATCGTGGCCGGTTGCAGGAAGTCGTGGAACAACAGCACCAGGACCGAGTAGATACAGAACACTCCGATGGCCATGGCCAGGCTGAAGCTACCGAACAATTCAGTCATCAGTTGCAACTCGCCCTGCTCCACCCTTTTTACCTCCGGTGGAAGGTTGCGCATCGCCGGTAGCTGGCTGGCCTCGGCCATGACTTCGCCCAGGTTGCGCCCGTTGAGTTCGATGGACAGGGTGATATTGCGCAAGCGATCGAGCCGACTGATCTGCGCCGGCCCGCTGCCCAGGCTGATCTCTCCCAATGAGGCCAGGGCGACCTGGCCGTCGCGACCGGTGACCCTCAGTTGGTTGATGCTTTGCAAATCGTCGCGCAGCAGCGAATCCATGCGCACCCGCACATCCACCTGACGCTGCGACAGATTGATTTTCCCCAACTGCGAGGAGTATTCGCCGTAGGTTGCCATGCGCAAGGTATCGGCGATTTCCTGGCTGGTGATGCCCAGTTCCGCCGCGCGGGCAAAGTCCGGGCGCATCTGGATTTCCGGGCGTTGCAGGGCACTGCTGGAGGTGACATTACCGATCCCGTGCAGCTCGCGCAGTTGCGGTTCCAGAGCACTTGCCGTGCGCTCCAGCAGGTCGCCGTCGTCGCTGGCCAGGATGATATTGAGTTTCTCGCCGCTTCCATCGCCCCCAACATTGATCCGTACTCCGGGCAATGTACGCAGCGCCTCGCGCATCTGTGCCTCGACTTGCACCTGTTTGAGGTCGCGCTGATCCCGATCCACCAGATCGACCGTCAGGATGGCGTCACCGGCGCCGGTTATATCGGCTGCCCCGGCGCCCGAGCTGCTGGCCGTCCCCACCGAGATGAACACATGCTTGACCTGGGGCATCGCGCTCAGCCTTTCGCTGGCCTGCAATGCCATCGCGGTGGTCTTCTCCAGCGTCGTGCCGGGAGGCAGCTCCAGGGTTATCCGGCTGCGACCGACGTCCTGGGCCGGCAGGAAACTCGTGGGCAACAACGGCACCAGTGCGAGGGCGCCGATGAAAAACAGGCTGGCCAGGACCATCGTGGTTTTGCGGCGGGACAAACTGGTATGGATCCAGCCCAGGTAGCGGGTCATCAACGGGCCGTCATGCGCGGCATCGGTTTTTGCCTTGAGGAAGTACGCCGCCATCATCGGCGTGAGGACCCGGGCCACCAGCAGCGAAAACAACAGCGCCACCGAGGCGGTCACGCCGAACTGGCGAAACAGTTTGCCAGCCACGCCGCCCATGAACGCCGTGGGCAGAAACACCGCGACCAGGGTGGCGGTCGTGGCGAGCACCGCCAGGCCGATTTCATCGGCGGCTTCGGTGGCCGCCTGAAGCGGCGTCTTGCCCATGCGCAGGTGCCGCGCAATGTTCTCGATTTCGACGATGGCATCATCCACCAACACACCGATGACCAACGCCAGGGCCAGCAGGGAGACAGCGTTGAGCGTGAACCCGGCCAGGTACATCACGCCAAAGGTAGGGATGATCGACAACGGCAACGCCGTGGCGACGATCAGCGTGGCGCGCCAGTCCCGCAGGAACCACCACACCACCAGCACCGCCAGCAGCATGCCTTCGTAGAGCAGGTTCATCGAGTCGTGGTAGTTGGCGAGTACGGCCTTGACCGTATCGCTGGCCTCGTCGATGCGCACATTGGGATGCTGCTGGACAAACTCGGTCATGCGCTGGCGCACATCATTGGCCACACCGATATCGGAGAATCCCAGTGACCGGGTGATCTGGAAGCCGATCACCGGCTTGCCGTCGCGAAAAGCCCGGCTGCTGCGCTCGGCGTGGGTGTCGCGAATCTCCGCCAGTTGGTTCAACGCCAGCAGGCGGCCATCGCCGCTGGGAATATCGATGGCGCCGAGGGCCGCCGGATCATCGATGGCCCCCAGGGTGCGCACGGCCTGCTGGCCGCTGCCCAGATTGCCCTGGCCACCAGAGTTGTCCTTCTGCATCGCCCGCAGCTGTGCTGCGACGTCCGCGACACGGATGCCCAACCCGGCCATCAAGGCCGGATCGAGATTGACCTGGACCTCCCGGTCAACCCCGCCAATGCGTGAAATCAGGGCCACGCCCGGCACCGACAGCAGCTGTTTGCTCAGCTCATTATCGACAAACCACGATAGCGCTTCTTCATCCAGGACGTCGGAAGCGATGACATAGGTCAGCAGCGGCGATGCGCTGGTGGTCAGCCGGGACACCGAAGGCGTATCCAGGCTGGCCGGCAATTGCGGCATGGCGCTATCGACCGCGTTGCGCACTTCGTTGAGTGCCTCGTTGCCGTCCTTGTCGATGTCGAAACTGACGCTGATGCTGACCGCGCCGTCAGTGATCACGGTCGTCACATGTTTGAGCAGGCGCAAGGACGTGAGCTTGTCTTCGATCTTGCGCGCCACCTCGGTTTCCAGCTGTTCGGGGGCGGCACCTTCCAGCGAGGCGCTGATCACCACCATCGGCAGGTCCATGTCCGGGAAGTCCTGGATGGCAAGTTTGCCAAAGCCCAACAGGCCGAAGAGCGTGAGCAGGATAAACAGCATCACCGCCGGGACCGGATAGCGGATCGACAAGGCTGAAATATTCATGGTTGAGCGACCTGGGATTGCACGAGGGTCACACTCGCGCCGTCATTGAGGAAGGCGCCACCGGCACGCACGATACGGGCCGCCTGATCATCCAGCCCACTCAGGATCTCCACCGCCTCGTGCATCCGCCTGCCCACCACCACCGGTCGCTGGACCACGTGCATGTCGTCGTTGAGGGTGAACACATAGGAGCGGCCATCACGCAGGATCACCGCCGTGTCCGGCACCGTGAGCGCTTGGCGGGGCGCCAGTTCGATCTGGCCGCTGGCATACATGCCGGCCTGGGCGGGGCTGCCGGTGGGCAAGGAGATATACACCAATGCCCGGCTGGTCTTGGTACTCAAGGTGGGCGACACCAACCGTACCTGCCCCTCCAGGCTCTGCCCCCCCGGCAACGTCAGTCGGGCGACCTGGCCGGCCTGGACCTGGGCCAACTGCCGGGCATCCAGCTCTGCCTGCCATTCGATGCGACCGTCACGCACCAGGCGAAACAGCTCGTCACCGGCGGACAACACCTTGCCGAGCAGTGCCGTGCGTGCGGAAATAATGCCGTCGTCCACCGCCACGATACGCGTTTGCCGCAGCCTGATCCGGGTGCTTTGCAATTCCGCCCGGGCCCCGGCCAGGTCAGCCTCGGCCAGTGCCACCTTGATGCGATAGTCTTCGCGCTGTTGCTCCGACAAGGCGCCGCCCTGGCCGACGACCCGGGCACGACGGTCGTTGGACCGGGCCTGCTCCAGGTTGGCTACTGCCTGGGCGACCAGCGCCTTCTGCTTGCTTTCCTCGGCGAGCACCGTGTCAGAAGCGAGCGTCGCCAGCAATTGCCCCTTCTTTACCCGACTGCCCACGTCGGCTTCGAGGCTGGCGATGCGCAGTCCGCTGGTCTCGGCGTTGATGACCGCTTCCTGCCAGGGTGCCAGTGCACCATTGGCGAACAGCAGCTGCGGCCAGAGCTGGGGCCTGGCCTGGACCACTTCCACGCTCAGGCTGCTGATACTGGGGGCGGCCGCGACCGGCTCGGCGCCACGGCGAAACGTCAGCAGGATTGCCACGACCGCAAGCACGGCGATGGTCAGCAGGATCTTTCGCAACATTGGCCTCACACGCCTTCTCCGTTCGATGTCGGGTGCCGAGCCAGCGGCTGACCGATTTGCCATCCGCCGCCCAATGCCTTGTACAGCGCGATCCAGTAGCGAACCTGATCCTGTTGCAAGGTGATCAATTCGATTTCCGCCGTCAGCGCCTGGCGGCGGGCGGTTTCACGGTCCAGCAGACTGACGCTGCCAGCCTGCCAATTGCGGTCGATGGCCTCGAACGACTCACGAAAACCGGCAGTGGAACGCTCGACATCGGACTCCCGTCGCCGCGCCGCATCGAGACGCACCAGGGCCTGTTCGACTTCCATGACACTGGTGCGCAGCGTCTGGCGATAAACCGCGAGGGCCGCGTCGTAGGTAGCCTTGGCACCGTCCACCGCCGCGCGACGTTTGCCGCCGTCGAACAGGGGGACCGACAACACCGGGCCCAGCGACCAGGAGCGGTTGTGCTGCCCCACCGTATTGCCGACGGAAAAGGTGCCGGACAGGCTCAGGCTCGGTAGCCGCTCGGCCTGGGCCACGCCGATCTCGGCATTCGCCGCCGCCAGTTCCCGTTCGCGGGAGGCTACATCGGGGCGCTGGCGCAGCAGGTCGGCGGGGATCTGCTGCACGTTGAGTCCGGCGGGCTCCGGCAGTTGCGCCGGGGTCTTGCCAAGCACGCCGATCAATCGTCCTTCGTCGCCGCCGGTCAATGCCACCAGGCTCTTGAGCAGCACCTCGCACTCGCTTTGCTGCTGGACCAGGGCTGCCGCGCTGCTGGCGGCACTGGCATCGGCCAGGGCCGCATCGGCGGACGATGTGAAGCCGGCATCGAACGACTGACGGGTGATGCGCGCCGTATCCTGTTGCGATTGGGCCTGATCCCTATAGGCCAGCACCAGTTTCTGGCAACCACGGTATTGCACGTAGTAGTCGCCCACCTGTGCCGCCAGGGAAACCCGGGCGTCATGCCAGTCATCGACCCGCGCCTCGACCCGTGAACGGGCCGCTTCGTTATTGCGCCGCAGTTTGCCGAACAGGTCGAGCTCCCACGCCGCGTCCAGCGCGGCGGAAGAACCTGAGCCGCCCAGGCGCTGGGGCCCCGTCTGTTGGCCGCCACGCCCCTTGGATAACCGGCCATCGACCTTGGGCAAGGCATCGGCTGCATCGCTGTCCGCAGTCGCCCGTGCCAGGGCGATATTGGCCCACGCCTGGTCCATCGACGGACTGTCAGCTTCGGCTAGGCGCAGCAGTTCGGCCAATGCCGGGTCGTCGAACTGCTGCCACCAGTCCGCCAAGGCGGCCACGGACGCACCATGGGGCAAGGGGGCCTGCCACTGTGTCGCGACCGGGACGACCGGCACCCGATAATCCGGTCCCAATACGCAGCCGCTCAGGACCGCCGCACACAGTGTCACCAGCAGTAGGTTTTCCCGGGGCTTGAAGGCATACATAGGTTTTTTGGAAGCCTGGCAGAGTGAACGGACCGTTCAGGGACGCGGCAGATTCGATTCGGTTATTTAACCTTGGGGCCGGTTTTGTGTCTGGCGTGGGAAACGGGGACAGGTGCCGGCCAGAAAGCTCGCGCTAAATGCAGAGGCCTGCTGAAATGGCCCGGACTTGCCTGATATGGGCCGCTCTGTTGCTGGCAACGAATGCCCCTTTTGTGGGAGCGGGCTTGCTCGCGAAGGCGTCAGCACATTCAGCATAAGTGCAAGCTGGCCTACCGCTTTCGCGAGCAAGCCCGCTCCCACAGGAACCTGCGGATGTCCTGCGCCCGCCTCCCTTTCCATAGCCAACGGATGATCGAACATGGAAGCACTCAATTATCTCGAAAGTATCGAGTCGAATGCGCGGACCTATGCGCAGACTTTCCAGCGGCTGTTTGTCAGCGGCAAGGGAATGCGGATCAAGGACGCCAGTGGCCAGGAATTTCTCGATTGCCTGTCGAACGCCGGGACCCTGGCCTTGGGGCACAACCCGCCGCAAGTCCGGGACGCCGTGATGACGTTTCTCGCGGGCGATCATCTGCAGCAGGCCCTCGATCTGGCGACACCGGCCAAGCATGCCTTCGTGCAAGAGCTGTTCTCGATGCTGCCGGCGAACATGCGCGAGACCAGCAAGATCCTGTTCTGCGGGCCCAGCGGTTCGGATGCCGTCGAGGCCGCCATCAAGCTGGCACGCCATTACACCCGCCGCTCGCCGTTGATGGCTTTTCACGGCGGTTATCACGGAATGACTGCCGGGGCCTTGTCCGCCATGGGCAACCTGTCGCCCAAGAGCGCCGAAGGTCTCATTGCCCAGGGCGCACACTTCTTGCCGTTCCCCTATCGCTTCCGCTGTCCGTTCGGCACCGATGGCGAACATACCGATCAGTTGTCCATCGACTACATCCGCACTGTACTGTCGGACCCTGAAGGGGGCGTTGCGAAGCCGGCGGCGGTGATCGTCGAGGTCGTACAGGGCGAAGGTGGCTGTATCCCGGCCTCGGCCAACTGGCTGAGGAGCTTGCGGGAGATCACCCTCGAGCAGGATATCCTGCTGATCGTCGACGAAGTCCAGACCGGCCTGGGTCGTACCGGCAATACCTTCGCCATCGAGCACGCGGGTATCGTGCCCGACATCCT belongs to Pseudomonas sp. B21-028 and includes:
- a CDS encoding efflux RND transporter permease subunit, with the translated sequence MNISALSIRYPVPAVMLFILLTLFGLLGFGKLAIQDFPDMDLPMVVISASLEGAAPEQLETEVARKIEDKLTSLRLLKHVTTVITDGAVSISVSFDIDKDGNEALNEVRNAVDSAMPQLPASLDTPSVSRLTTSASPLLTYVIASDVLDEEALSWFVDNELSKQLLSVPGVALISRIGGVDREVQVNLDPALMAGLGIRVADVAAQLRAMQKDNSGGQGNLGSGQQAVRTLGAIDDPAALGAIDIPSGDGRLLALNQLAEIRDTHAERSSRAFRDGKPVIGFQITRSLGFSDIGVANDVRQRMTEFVQQHPNVRIDEASDTVKAVLANYHDSMNLLYEGMLLAVLVVWWFLRDWRATLIVATALPLSIIPTFGVMYLAGFTLNAVSLLALALVIGVLVDDAIVEIENIARHLRMGKTPLQAATEAADEIGLAVLATTATLVAVFLPTAFMGGVAGKLFRQFGVTASVALLFSLLVARVLTPMMAAYFLKAKTDAAHDGPLMTRYLGWIHTSLSRRKTTMVLASLFFIGALALVPLLPTSFLPAQDVGRSRITLELPPGTTLEKTTAMALQASERLSAMPQVKHVFISVGTASSSGAGAADITGAGDAILTVDLVDRDQRDLKQVQVEAQMREALRTLPGVRINVGGDGSGEKLNIILASDDGDLLERTASALEPQLRELHGIGNVTSSSALQRPEIQMRPDFARAAELGITSQEIADTLRMATYGEYSSQLGKINLSQRQVDVRVRMDSLLRDDLQSINQLRVTGRDGQVALASLGEISLGSGPAQISRLDRLRNITLSIELNGRNLGEVMAEASQLPAMRNLPPEVKRVEQGELQLMTELFGSFSLAMAIGVFCIYSVLVLLFHDFLQPATILSALPLSLGGALVALLVCNFSFSLPSVIGLLMLMGIVTKNSILLVEYAIMARRDYGLGRYDALVDACHKRARPILMTTIAMGAGMLPTALGMGEDPSFRQPMAVVVMGGLLTSTLLSLLVVPVIFTYVDDVLEWLKLHVRRSTGERMEGNNTRA
- a CDS encoding LysE family translocator, with amino-acid sequence MSYIAFSLMTVLLVPGPTNSLLLQTGIKRGLNARSMRFVVAEWLAYVIQMTMWGVSIDLLMTEHSWVVIATKFFAVCFLFYISLKLWFSVKDHLPGDSVGINVPDLFVATLTNPKGLFFVSFVAPTGTFLSLSDYLPFMMLFTAIIFPVGLVWIAIGAFCGRKLHTIVSGRFLSRAISLVIGLFACGMLFNIASQVVFA
- a CDS encoding helix-turn-helix transcriptional regulator; its protein translation is MNLQRLFPHVGKVIASTGSRNFPRLLHDLILTEIPVDATHITEQRIGSSHISEPSTSSIGGVGMDSACIDAIMDAHTAKPFFLADDIFFEDSTPQKVPNFSRCLLNREQSDSLLYHNTTSQLHLTTRKNGIRYVLSVYRSPFSSGFTAQEHALLKDFSCLLLPMVEEHVAALVPAEVHRQDACLPLDGPENGGMEALRQRFADRLALSGLSLSSRETEVCVGLLAGRTAPELAEQLNLKVNTVESYLKRAAIKMGIGGRRSLIRWMHSMDATPSGIEWNGTPAIRQAV
- a CDS encoding efflux transporter outer membrane subunit; this encodes MYAFKPRENLLLVTLCAAVLSGCVLGPDYRVPVVPVATQWQAPLPHGASVAALADWWQQFDDPALAELLRLAEADSPSMDQAWANIALARATADSDAADALPKVDGRLSKGRGGQQTGPQRLGGSGSSAALDAAWELDLFGKLRRNNEAARSRVEARVDDWHDARVSLAAQVGDYYVQYRGCQKLVLAYRDQAQSQQDTARITRQSFDAGFTSSADAALADASAASSAAALVQQQSECEVLLKSLVALTGGDEGRLIGVLGKTPAQLPEPAGLNVQQIPADLLRQRPDVASRERELAAANAEIGVAQAERLPSLSLSGTFSVGNTVGQHNRSWSLGPVLSVPLFDGGKRRAAVDGAKATYDAALAVYRQTLRTSVMEVEQALVRLDAARRRESDVERSTAGFRESFEAIDRNWQAGSVSLLDRETARRQALTAEIELITLQQDQVRYWIALYKALGGGWQIGQPLARHPTSNGEGV
- a CDS encoding diaminobutyrate--2-oxoglutarate transaminase family protein, which translates into the protein MEALNYLESIESNARTYAQTFQRLFVSGKGMRIKDASGQEFLDCLSNAGTLALGHNPPQVRDAVMTFLAGDHLQQALDLATPAKHAFVQELFSMLPANMRETSKILFCGPSGSDAVEAAIKLARHYTRRSPLMAFHGGYHGMTAGALSAMGNLSPKSAEGLIAQGAHFLPFPYRFRCPFGTDGEHTDQLSIDYIRTVLSDPEGGVAKPAAVIVEVVQGEGGCIPASANWLRSLREITLEQDILLIVDEVQTGLGRTGNTFAIEHAGIVPDILVLSKAIGGGYPLSVIVYARHLDTWGRGMHAGTFRGNQIAMIAGAATMRQIRKDNLVANAARMGKRLENGLQQIAQRFSFIGDIRGRGLMIGVEITQPTTTQRAGQADGALAQAIKLKCFDNGLMMETGGRHGAVLRFLPPLTITEGEVDMVLDRFEQSLAKIVETRPQAARETV
- a CDS encoding efflux RND transporter periplasmic adaptor subunit; the protein is MRKILLTIAVLAVVAILLTFRRGAEPVAAAPSISSLSVEVVQARPQLWPQLLFANGALAPWQEAVINAETSGLRIASLEADVGSRVKKGQLLATLASDTVLAEESKQKALVAQAVANLEQARSNDRRARVVGQGGALSEQQREDYRIKVALAEADLAGARAELQSTRIRLRQTRIVAVDDGIISARTALLGKVLSAGDELFRLVRDGRIEWQAELDARQLAQVQAGQVARLTLPGGQSLEGQVRLVSPTLSTKTSRALVYISLPTGSPAQAGMYASGQIELAPRQALTVPDTAVILRDGRSYVFTLNDDMHVVQRPVVVGRRMHEAVEILSGLDDQAARIVRAGGAFLNDGASVTLVQSQVAQP
- a CDS encoding LuxR family transcriptional regulator codes for the protein MASFKPISSHLFNLIQEVENNISGVSEEEYTEILGWIFSKLGIDKFAYVHLEPTPLNSSKISIYSNYPSEWVDTYRKNSLYKSDPVMANTAITATPFFWNEIPAELDNNPEIFDQSASYGIKQGYTVPIHEPGRAFGSLHLSSEENDPDFPLIVRSNLFIIKTLSVIANQYRPVTTSIESNLKLSPREIEFLRWLALGKNYKEIGLIMNITERTVKFHAKQMTEKMDCTNVKQAMIKAVQLNFV
- a CDS encoding acyl-homoserine-lactone synthase, which translates into the protein MNYSSCIHHFSGVSTRIAGYSKIPTQTLQQILAIRKTAFIDRKKWDIESYQGSDYEWDEYDDPDAVYIYTHTHEQVSGCVRLRPSNKPTLMSGALSFILPTDNIRPRSPYCWEATRFALSADRTSAVQVTQTNMDVRTVALFLSMIKFAQLQNIDTYEIVVDTMMEKILKRSGWIVDRHNTARGSKGETIIYGTLPCTSDAYKEVLRKNAIQTITAYEQFLMDNRSTDTSHKPFDIDQAHTDRNTPTKKQMHTELHL